A genomic region of Kribbella sp. NBC_00382 contains the following coding sequences:
- a CDS encoding ribonucleoside-diphosphate reductase subunit alpha → MTIVSAGQSAQAAPPNQLTVVRRDGNSTAFDPTKISVALSKAFLAVEGTEAGGSHRVRDLIADLTAKVVDTLTSRGDARRSVQVEDIQDQVELTLMRAGEHQVARAYVLYREERTKARTPENAAELSTTPVITVKAADGSTAPLDVDRLRVIVAEAAAGLDSVDAELILNETLGSCYDGIAQHEVELALVMAARGYVETEPEYSFAAARLLLDQIRRETLGRVHGEPRQASQADMATAYVDYFPKYIQTGIEAGLLDPELATFDLAKLAAAIQPERDLDFAFLGLQTLYDRYLLHIDKTRFELPQAFFLRVAMGISLKEENREDRAIEFYELLSSMRFMSSTPTLFNSGTTRPQLSSCFLTTVDDDLSGIFAGIRNNALLAKYSGGLGNDWTPVRGIGAKIRGTNGESQGVVPFLKIANDTAVAVNQGGKRKGAVCAYLETWHMDIEEFLDLRKNTGDERRRTHDMNTANWVPDLFLQRVESGGDWTLFSPDEVPDLHDLYGTAFQTAYENYEHKADKGEIRVFRRVKAVDLWRRMLTVLFETGHPWITFKDACNLRSPQQHDGVVHSSNLCTEITLNTTVDETAVCNLGSVNLVAHLTDTGLDAELLKRTVKTAVRMLDNVIDVNFYTTPESERANQRHRPVGLGLMGFADALFALRIPYSSDAAVAFADSSMEQISYHAIEASSDLAAERGRYQTYEGSLWSQGILPIDSLELLRQARNGDLTVDTSKQLDWDALRGKVLRDGMRNSNVLAIAPTATISNICGVSQSIEPIYRNLFVKSNMSGEFTVANPYLVADLKARGLWDQVMVSDLKYHDGILSQIDRVPADLQELYATAFEMDPLWLVKAASRRQKWLDQAQSLNLYMTAPSGKALDELYRSAWRYGLKTTYYLRSQSATHVEKSTLQGTDGRLNAVPVTPPKPAPEVPMDDSLLDAPNVCLIDDPDCEACQ, encoded by the coding sequence GTGACCATCGTTTCTGCAGGTCAGTCGGCCCAGGCCGCACCCCCGAACCAGCTCACCGTCGTACGCCGGGACGGCAACAGCACCGCCTTCGATCCGACCAAGATCTCGGTCGCCCTCAGCAAGGCGTTCCTCGCCGTCGAGGGCACGGAGGCCGGTGGCAGCCACCGCGTCCGCGACCTGATCGCCGACCTCACCGCCAAGGTCGTCGACACGCTGACCAGCCGTGGTGACGCCCGGCGCAGCGTCCAGGTCGAGGACATCCAGGACCAGGTCGAGCTCACCCTGATGCGGGCCGGCGAACACCAGGTCGCCCGTGCCTACGTCCTGTACCGCGAAGAGCGCACCAAGGCCCGTACGCCGGAGAACGCCGCCGAGCTCAGCACCACCCCGGTCATCACCGTGAAAGCGGCCGACGGCAGCACCGCTCCCCTGGACGTCGACCGCCTCCGCGTCATCGTCGCCGAGGCAGCGGCGGGCCTCGACTCCGTCGACGCCGAGCTGATCCTCAACGAGACGCTCGGCTCCTGCTACGACGGCATCGCCCAGCACGAGGTCGAGCTGGCCTTGGTGATGGCGGCTCGCGGGTACGTCGAGACGGAACCGGAGTACAGCTTCGCCGCCGCCCGTCTGCTGCTCGACCAGATCCGTCGCGAGACCCTCGGCCGGGTGCACGGTGAACCCCGCCAGGCGAGCCAGGCCGACATGGCCACGGCGTACGTCGACTACTTCCCGAAGTACATCCAGACCGGGATCGAGGCCGGGCTGCTCGACCCCGAGTTGGCCACGTTCGACCTGGCCAAGCTGGCCGCGGCGATCCAGCCCGAGCGCGACCTCGACTTCGCCTTCCTCGGCCTGCAGACCCTGTACGACCGTTACTTGCTGCACATCGACAAAACCCGGTTCGAGCTCCCGCAGGCCTTCTTCCTCCGGGTCGCGATGGGCATCTCGCTGAAGGAGGAGAACCGCGAGGACCGCGCGATCGAGTTCTACGAGCTGCTCAGCTCGATGCGGTTCATGTCGAGCACGCCGACCCTGTTCAACTCCGGTACGACGCGTCCGCAGCTGAGCTCCTGCTTCCTCACCACCGTCGACGACGACCTGTCCGGCATCTTCGCCGGCATCCGCAACAACGCGCTGCTGGCGAAGTACTCGGGTGGTCTGGGCAACGACTGGACCCCGGTCCGCGGGATCGGCGCCAAGATCCGCGGCACCAACGGCGAGTCGCAGGGCGTCGTACCGTTCCTGAAGATCGCCAACGACACCGCCGTCGCGGTGAACCAGGGCGGCAAGCGCAAGGGCGCGGTCTGCGCGTACCTCGAGACCTGGCACATGGACATCGAGGAGTTCCTCGACCTGCGCAAGAACACCGGTGACGAGCGTCGCCGCACGCACGACATGAACACCGCCAACTGGGTGCCCGACCTGTTCCTGCAGCGGGTCGAGTCCGGTGGCGACTGGACGCTCTTCTCCCCCGACGAGGTCCCGGACCTGCACGATCTGTACGGCACCGCGTTCCAGACGGCGTACGAAAACTACGAGCACAAAGCCGACAAGGGCGAGATCCGGGTGTTCCGCCGGGTCAAGGCCGTCGACCTGTGGCGCCGGATGCTGACCGTGCTGTTCGAGACCGGTCACCCCTGGATCACCTTCAAGGACGCGTGCAACCTGCGCTCGCCGCAGCAGCACGATGGTGTCGTGCACTCGTCGAACCTGTGCACCGAGATCACCCTGAACACCACCGTCGACGAGACCGCGGTCTGCAACCTGGGCTCGGTCAACCTGGTCGCCCACCTGACGGACACCGGTCTCGACGCCGAGCTTCTGAAGCGCACCGTCAAGACGGCCGTCCGGATGCTCGACAACGTGATCGACGTGAACTTCTACACGACGCCGGAGTCGGAGCGCGCCAACCAGCGTCACCGTCCGGTCGGCCTCGGCCTGATGGGCTTCGCGGACGCGCTCTTCGCGCTGCGCATCCCGTACAGCTCCGACGCGGCCGTCGCGTTCGCGGACAGCTCGATGGAGCAGATCAGCTACCACGCGATCGAGGCGTCGAGCGATCTCGCCGCCGAGCGCGGCCGATACCAGACCTACGAGGGCTCGCTGTGGAGCCAGGGCATCCTGCCGATCGACTCGCTCGAGCTGCTGCGCCAGGCGCGCAACGGCGACCTGACCGTCGACACGAGCAAGCAGCTCGACTGGGACGCGCTGCGCGGCAAGGTACTACGGGATGGCATGCGCAACTCCAACGTGCTGGCGATCGCGCCGACCGCGACGATCTCCAACATCTGTGGGGTCAGCCAGTCGATCGAGCCGATCTACCGCAACCTGTTCGTGAAGTCGAACATGTCGGGTGAGTTCACCGTCGCCAACCCGTACCTGGTCGCGGACCTGAAGGCGCGCGGGCTGTGGGACCAGGTCATGGTGTCCGACCTCAAGTACCACGACGGCATCCTGTCCCAGATCGACCGCGTACCGGCCGACCTGCAGGAGCTGTACGCGACCGCGTTCGAGATGGACCCGCTGTGGCTGGTCAAGGCGGCGTCGCGCCGGCAGAAGTGGCTCGACCAGGCGCAGTCGCTCAACCTCTACATGACGGCGCCGTCGGGCAAGGCGCTCGATGAGCTGTACCGGTCGGCGTGGCGGTACGGGCTCAAGACCACGTACTACCTGCGCTCCCAGTCGGCCACGCACGTCGAGAAGTCCACGCTGCAAGGCACGGATGGCCGGCTCAACGCAGTACCGGTCACTCCGCCGAAGCCTGCTCCCGAGGTACCGATGGACGACTCGTTGCTGGATGCACCCAATGTCTGCCTGATCGACGACCCTGACTGCGAGGCCTGCCAGTGA
- the cimA gene encoding citramalate synthase has translation MSTTDEFHVYDTTLRDGAQQEGLALSVADKIAIAQHLDDLGVGFIEGGWPGAVPKDTEFFQRARTELHLRHATFAAFGATCKPGTPAADDQQVAALRESGAAVVTLVAKSHDAHVERALRTTLDENLRMVADTVRHLREHGQRVFLDTEHFFDGYRANRAYALEVVRVSAEAGADVVALCDTNGGTLPRELQDIVHDVLENTGARLGIHAHNDGGCAVANSIAAVEAGCTHVQGTINGYGERTGNADLLAVVANLELKRGMELLPPGRLAESYRIAHAIAEVTNVPPSTRQPYVGVSAFAHKAGLHASAIKVDPDLYQHTDPALVGNDMRMLVSEMAGRASVELKGRELGFELGDDRDLVSRVTDRVKEMESRGYTFEAADASFELLLTEEVAGQRVSFFDVESWRVITESRADGEAVSEATVKLVANGEREIVTGEGNGPVNALDHALRAAIERAYPVVSKFDLVDYKVRILDQGHGTDAVIRVLIETADGEGSWLTVGVGHNIIEASWEALVDGVTYGLLRHKEVVR, from the coding sequence GTGAGCACAACCGACGAGTTCCACGTCTACGACACCACCCTGCGCGACGGCGCGCAGCAGGAGGGTCTGGCGTTGTCAGTGGCCGACAAGATCGCCATCGCCCAGCACCTGGACGACCTGGGGGTGGGCTTCATCGAGGGTGGCTGGCCGGGCGCGGTGCCCAAGGACACCGAGTTCTTCCAGCGGGCACGGACCGAGCTGCACCTGCGGCACGCGACCTTCGCCGCGTTCGGCGCGACCTGCAAGCCCGGTACGCCGGCAGCCGACGACCAGCAGGTAGCGGCGCTGCGCGAGTCCGGCGCGGCCGTCGTCACGTTGGTTGCCAAGAGCCACGATGCGCACGTCGAGCGGGCCTTGCGCACAACGCTCGACGAGAACCTGCGGATGGTCGCCGACACCGTGCGGCACCTGCGTGAGCACGGCCAGCGGGTCTTCCTGGACACCGAGCACTTCTTCGACGGCTACCGGGCCAACCGTGCCTACGCGTTGGAGGTGGTCCGGGTATCGGCCGAGGCCGGCGCCGACGTCGTCGCGCTCTGCGACACCAACGGTGGAACGCTTCCGCGGGAGCTGCAGGACATCGTCCACGACGTACTCGAGAACACCGGCGCGCGCCTCGGCATCCACGCCCACAACGACGGCGGCTGCGCGGTCGCCAACTCGATCGCTGCCGTCGAGGCGGGTTGCACGCACGTACAGGGCACCATCAACGGGTACGGCGAACGTACCGGCAACGCCGATCTCCTCGCGGTCGTGGCCAACCTCGAACTCAAGCGCGGGATGGAACTCCTCCCGCCCGGACGGCTCGCCGAGTCGTACCGGATCGCGCATGCGATCGCCGAAGTGACGAACGTGCCGCCGTCGACCCGGCAGCCGTACGTCGGTGTGTCAGCCTTCGCCCACAAGGCGGGACTGCACGCCAGTGCCATCAAGGTGGATCCCGATCTCTACCAGCACACGGATCCGGCCCTGGTGGGCAACGACATGAGGATGCTCGTCTCGGAGATGGCCGGCCGGGCGAGCGTCGAACTGAAGGGCCGCGAGCTCGGCTTCGAGCTCGGCGACGACCGCGATCTGGTCAGCCGGGTGACGGACCGGGTGAAGGAGATGGAGTCGCGCGGCTACACCTTCGAGGCTGCGGACGCGTCCTTCGAACTGCTGCTGACCGAAGAGGTCGCCGGGCAACGGGTGAGCTTCTTCGACGTCGAGTCGTGGCGGGTCATCACCGAGTCGCGCGCCGACGGCGAAGCGGTCTCCGAGGCGACGGTGAAGCTGGTCGCCAATGGTGAGCGCGAGATCGTCACGGGCGAAGGCAATGGTCCGGTCAACGCGCTCGACCACGCCTTGCGGGCAGCGATCGAGCGCGCCTATCCGGTCGTCAGCAAGTTCGACCTGGTCGACTACAAGGTCCGGATCCTCGACCAGGGTCACGGCACCGACGCGGTCATCAGAGTCCTGATCGAGACCGCCGATGGTGAGGGTTCCTGGCTCACCGTCGGGGTCGGCCACAACATCATCGAGGCTTCCTGGGAGGCGCTGGTCGACGGCGTCACCTACGGTCTGCTTCGCCACAAGGAGGTCGTGCGATGA
- a CDS encoding branched-chain amino acid aminotransferase: MSADLQFTVEPNTQPASDDQRAQILANPGFGQYFTDHMAIATWTRDSGWHDARITAFGPLELSPATSVFHYAQTIFEGMKAYRHPDDSIHMFRPEANAARFNRSAQRLALPELPEEAFLDSLRQLIELDKAWVPTGGETSLYLRPFMFGSDPFLGVRPSAQVTYCAIASPAGSYFAKGVKPVRIWLSEEYTRAAPGGTGAAKTGGNYASSLLAQAEAIEQGCDQVAFLDAVEKKWIEELGGMNLYFVLDDSTVVTPELSGTILEGITRDSILKLVTDLGYTVTERKISIDEWRDGAASGRIQEVFACGTAAVITPVASLKWNGGEVQVADGEGGKVTAAVRSALLDLQYGRTTDTHGWMTKVC, translated from the coding sequence ATGAGCGCGGATTTGCAGTTCACCGTTGAGCCAAACACCCAACCGGCCAGCGACGACCAGCGCGCCCAGATCCTGGCGAACCCAGGATTCGGGCAGTACTTCACCGACCACATGGCGATCGCCACCTGGACCCGGGACAGTGGCTGGCACGACGCGAGGATCACCGCCTTCGGGCCGCTGGAGCTGTCTCCGGCGACCTCGGTGTTCCACTACGCCCAGACCATCTTCGAAGGGATGAAGGCCTACCGGCACCCCGACGACTCGATCCACATGTTCCGGCCCGAGGCGAACGCGGCGCGGTTCAACCGCTCCGCCCAGCGGCTCGCGCTGCCGGAGCTGCCGGAGGAGGCGTTCCTGGACTCGCTGCGTCAGCTGATCGAGCTCGACAAGGCCTGGGTCCCGACCGGTGGCGAGACCTCCCTGTACCTGCGGCCGTTCATGTTCGGCTCGGACCCGTTCCTCGGCGTCCGGCCGTCGGCCCAGGTCACGTACTGTGCGATCGCCTCACCGGCCGGCTCGTACTTCGCCAAGGGCGTCAAGCCGGTCCGGATCTGGCTCAGCGAGGAGTACACGCGCGCCGCCCCCGGTGGTACCGGCGCGGCGAAGACGGGTGGCAACTACGCCTCGTCGCTGCTCGCCCAGGCCGAGGCCATCGAGCAGGGCTGCGATCAGGTCGCCTTCCTCGACGCGGTCGAGAAGAAGTGGATCGAAGAGCTCGGCGGGATGAACCTGTACTTCGTACTCGACGACAGCACGGTCGTCACGCCGGAACTGTCCGGCACCATCCTCGAGGGCATCACCCGGGACTCGATCCTGAAGCTGGTCACCGACCTCGGCTACACCGTCACCGAGCGCAAGATCTCGATCGACGAGTGGCGCGACGGGGCGGCGTCCGGCCGGATCCAGGAGGTGTTCGCCTGCGGGACCGCCGCGGTGATCACCCCGGTCGCCTCCCTCAAGTGGAACGGTGGCGAGGTCCAGGTCGCAGACGGCGAGGGTGGCAAGGTCACCGCAGCCGTCCGCTCAGCGCTGCTGGACCTGCAGTACGGCCGTACCACCGACACGCACGGCTGGATGACCAAGGTCTGCTGA
- a CDS encoding epoxide hydrolase family protein, which translates to MIEPFTIDVPQADLDDLTDRLARTRWPDELPDVGWDYGIPLARVKELAEYWATGFDWRKHEARLNELPQYTTEIDGQRIHFVHVRSAREDALPLILTHGWPGSFLEFEQLIEPLSAEFHLVIPSIPGFGFSGPTHEKGWDVPRVAQAWAELMSRLGYDRYGAHGGDFGSGISRALAGIAPDKVIGVHLTYLPGPPPPGVTFDLDEEDTRRLARIKELIASRPAYQSLQATRPQTISYALTDSPVGQLAWIAEKYTEWTDPESPISRDEILTNVSLYWLTGTAGSSARLTKETAGIAPPTCPAPIAVAVMPHDITLAVRAHVEYLFDVRQWTEFDHGGHFSALEVPEALAADITTFFQGLSSS; encoded by the coding sequence ATGATCGAGCCGTTCACGATCGACGTACCGCAGGCCGACCTCGACGACCTGACCGACCGCCTCGCCCGCACCCGCTGGCCCGACGAGCTGCCGGACGTCGGCTGGGACTACGGGATCCCACTCGCCCGGGTGAAGGAGCTGGCCGAGTACTGGGCGACCGGTTTCGATTGGCGCAAGCACGAGGCGCGGCTGAACGAGCTGCCGCAGTACACCACCGAGATTGACGGGCAGCGGATCCATTTCGTGCATGTGAGATCAGCCAGGGAGGATGCTTTGCCGCTGATCCTCACCCACGGCTGGCCGGGATCGTTCCTCGAGTTCGAGCAGCTGATCGAGCCGCTGTCCGCAGAGTTCCACCTGGTGATCCCGTCCATTCCAGGCTTCGGATTCTCCGGACCGACGCACGAGAAGGGCTGGGATGTCCCCCGAGTCGCCCAGGCCTGGGCGGAGCTGATGAGCCGCCTCGGCTACGACCGGTACGGCGCCCACGGCGGCGACTTCGGGTCCGGCATCTCCCGCGCGCTGGCCGGCATCGCACCCGACAAGGTGATCGGGGTTCACCTCACCTACCTGCCCGGCCCGCCGCCGCCCGGCGTGACGTTCGACCTCGACGAGGAGGACACCCGGCGGCTGGCCCGGATCAAGGAGCTGATCGCCAGCAGGCCGGCGTACCAGTCACTGCAAGCGACCCGGCCGCAGACGATCTCCTATGCACTGACCGACTCCCCCGTCGGCCAGCTCGCCTGGATCGCCGAGAAGTACACCGAGTGGACCGATCCGGAGTCCCCGATTTCCCGAGACGAAATCCTGACCAACGTCTCGCTCTACTGGCTCACCGGCACAGCCGGATCATCAGCCAGACTCACCAAGGAAACCGCCGGCATCGCCCCACCGACCTGCCCGGCCCCCATCGCTGTCGCGGTCATGCCGCACGACATCACGCTGGCCGTCCGGGCTCACGTCGAGTATTTGTTCGACGTCCGCCAATGGACCGAATTCGACCACGGCGGCCATTTCTCCGCCCTGGAAGTCCCCGAGGCTCTGGCCGCCGACATCACGACCTTCTTCCAAGGGCTCAGCAGTAGCTGA
- a CDS encoding MarR family winged helix-turn-helix transcriptional regulator, which produces MEISESAALAASEVRVTFGRLRRRLRAVASTTDLTPSQESVVSRLDKTGPASASDLAVAERVRPQSMAATVAALVELGFVERTPDPGDGRKQLISLTTAGADRLQGDRQVRQEWLATTLQERCTEAQRQTVIEALALLDEVTQA; this is translated from the coding sequence ATGGAGATCTCGGAGTCCGCCGCGCTGGCGGCCAGCGAGGTGCGGGTGACCTTCGGTCGCCTGCGCCGCCGGTTGCGCGCAGTGGCGTCGACGACGGATCTGACGCCGTCGCAGGAGTCGGTGGTGAGCCGGCTCGACAAGACCGGCCCGGCGTCGGCGAGCGATCTCGCAGTCGCCGAGCGGGTGCGGCCGCAGTCGATGGCGGCGACGGTCGCGGCGCTGGTCGAGCTGGGCTTCGTCGAGCGGACCCCTGATCCCGGCGACGGCCGCAAGCAGCTGATCTCGCTGACCACGGCGGGCGCCGACCGCTTGCAAGGCGACCGGCAGGTCCGGCAGGAGTGGCTGGCCACGACCTTGCAGGAGCGATGCACCGAGGCGCAACGGCAGACCGTCATCGAGGCGCTGGCATTGCTGGATGAAGTGACCCAGGCGTGA
- a CDS encoding ribonucleotide-diphosphate reductase subunit beta: MTTTSNVTGLGSIAVGASRIEVADKAMINARADVNQLLPLKYQWAWDKYLAGCNNHWMPTEVSMQADIALWKSKDGLTEDERLMLKRNLGFFATAESLVANNIVLAVYRQLTNPECRQYLLRQAFEEAVHTHTFQYICTSLGLDEGELFNMYREVPSISDKDAWALKYTQHLEDPDFKTGTPESDTDFLRDLIAFYVVFEGMWFYTGFAQILSLGRRNKMVGIAEQYQYILRDESIHLNFGIDCINQIKQENPHLWTAEFQAEVRQMLTEACELEVAYGRATMPNGMLGLTADLCEQYMHFVTDRRAEQIGIAPIFGETRNPFGWMSEMMDLKKEKNFFESRVIEYQSGGGLSWD, from the coding sequence GTGACCACCACCAGCAATGTGACCGGGCTGGGCTCGATCGCCGTCGGCGCATCCCGGATCGAGGTCGCCGACAAGGCGATGATCAACGCGCGGGCGGACGTCAACCAGCTGCTGCCGCTGAAGTACCAGTGGGCCTGGGACAAGTACCTTGCCGGATGCAACAACCACTGGATGCCGACCGAGGTCTCCATGCAGGCCGACATCGCGCTGTGGAAGTCGAAGGACGGCCTCACCGAGGACGAGCGGCTGATGCTGAAGCGCAACCTCGGCTTCTTCGCCACCGCGGAGTCGCTGGTCGCGAACAACATCGTGCTCGCGGTCTACCGCCAGCTCACCAACCCCGAGTGCCGGCAGTACCTGCTCCGCCAGGCGTTCGAGGAAGCCGTGCACACGCACACCTTCCAGTACATCTGTACGTCACTCGGGCTGGACGAGGGCGAACTGTTCAACATGTACCGCGAGGTGCCGTCCATCTCCGACAAGGACGCGTGGGCGCTGAAGTACACGCAGCACCTGGAGGACCCTGACTTCAAGACCGGGACTCCTGAGTCGGACACGGACTTCCTGCGGGACCTGATCGCGTTCTACGTGGTCTTCGAGGGCATGTGGTTCTACACCGGGTTCGCGCAGATCCTGTCGCTCGGCCGGCGCAACAAGATGGTCGGGATCGCCGAGCAGTACCAGTACATCCTGCGCGACGAGTCGATCCACCTGAACTTCGGCATCGACTGCATCAACCAGATCAAGCAGGAGAACCCGCACCTGTGGACAGCTGAGTTCCAGGCCGAGGTACGGCAGATGCTGACCGAAGCGTGCGAGCTCGAGGTCGCCTACGGCCGGGCCACCATGCCCAACGGCATGCTCGGCCTCACGGCGGACCTGTGCGAGCAGTACATGCACTTCGTCACCGACCGGCGCGCCGAGCAGATCGGCATCGCCCCGATCTTCGGCGAGACCCGCAACCCGTTCGGCTGGATGTCGGAAATGATGGACCTGAAGAAGGAGAAGAACTTCTTCGAGTCCCGCGTCATCGAGTACCAGTCCGGCGGCGGCCTCAGCTGGGACTGA
- a CDS encoding isochorismatase family protein: MALTTLDPKTALVVIDLQNAVVALPGTPLTTADVVARSVELADAFRAKQLPVVLVRVETTPADSLPGRTESPRRATSIGVESSARAAYEHGYNVTLATDAMTDLNEDAHKNSLTWIFPRLGESGTTAEVLELLAKTHS; encoded by the coding sequence GTGGCACTCACTACCCTCGACCCGAAGACCGCACTCGTAGTCATAGATTTGCAGAACGCCGTCGTAGCCCTCCCCGGTACGCCGCTGACCACCGCTGATGTGGTCGCCCGCTCGGTAGAACTGGCTGATGCATTCCGCGCCAAGCAACTCCCCGTTGTACTGGTCCGCGTCGAGACCACTCCCGCCGACAGCCTCCCCGGCCGCACCGAAAGCCCTCGCCGCGCCACCAGCATCGGCGTCGAGTCCTCAGCCCGAGCCGCCTACGAACACGGCTACAACGTCACCCTCGCCACCGACGCGATGACCGACCTCAACGAGGATGCCCACAAGAACAGCCTGACCTGGATCTTCCCCCGCCTAGGCGAATCCGGCACCACAGCCGAAGTACTGGAACTGCTGGCCAAAACCCACAGCTGA
- a CDS encoding serine hydrolase domain-containing protein, whose protein sequence is MNELQEQVVDVIEGLVASGAENGVQATVYRHGELIVDAVAGVADHRTGRPVTSDTLFYAASTVKGVTSTVVHVLVEQGVLSYDTLVASAWPEFGAHGKESTTVRQVLTHSAGIPAVPADLTLSRFCDWDAMCSLIASLEPWWVPGSRVGYHAVTFGFILGEVVRRATGSPISTVLASVVGEPLGIENELYFGVPASELGRVAHFEDDPAGAAMFASLPPDFPLFKSGPRSLFPNAALANNAAVTMADIPAWGTATARSLARMYAALLTDVDGVRLVSPARLQKISSLSTTGNDEMTGGPAQYALGYTVGQVGMRPVAPTVFGMVGIGGSAAYADTATGISVAVTKNRFNPTEINAFEQVWDLAAKAFS, encoded by the coding sequence ATGAACGAGTTGCAGGAGCAAGTTGTGGACGTCATCGAGGGGCTGGTGGCGTCGGGCGCGGAGAACGGCGTGCAGGCCACTGTCTACCGGCATGGGGAGTTGATCGTGGATGCCGTGGCCGGCGTCGCTGACCACCGGACTGGGCGGCCGGTGACGTCGGACACGCTGTTCTATGCGGCATCGACGGTGAAGGGCGTGACCTCGACCGTCGTGCATGTGCTGGTCGAGCAGGGGGTGTTGTCCTACGACACGTTGGTGGCTTCGGCGTGGCCGGAGTTCGGGGCTCATGGCAAGGAGTCGACGACGGTGCGGCAGGTGCTGACGCACTCGGCCGGCATACCGGCTGTGCCGGCGGATCTGACGTTGTCGCGTTTCTGTGACTGGGACGCGATGTGCAGCTTGATCGCTTCGTTGGAGCCATGGTGGGTGCCGGGCTCTCGCGTCGGATATCACGCGGTGACGTTCGGCTTCATCCTCGGCGAGGTGGTCCGGCGCGCGACCGGGTCACCGATCTCCACTGTGCTCGCCTCGGTTGTCGGTGAGCCACTCGGCATCGAGAACGAGCTGTACTTCGGCGTACCGGCTTCCGAGCTCGGCCGGGTGGCGCACTTCGAGGACGACCCGGCCGGCGCAGCGATGTTCGCCTCATTGCCACCCGACTTCCCACTCTTCAAGTCCGGCCCCCGATCGCTGTTCCCCAACGCGGCCCTGGCCAACAATGCCGCCGTGACAATGGCCGACATCCCCGCGTGGGGCACCGCGACCGCCCGCTCGCTGGCCCGCATGTACGCGGCCCTCCTGACCGACGTCGACGGCGTACGCCTGGTGAGCCCGGCCCGCCTCCAGAAGATCTCCTCCCTCTCAACCACCGGCAACGACGAAATGACCGGCGGCCCCGCCCAGTACGCCCTCGGCTACACCGTCGGCCAGGTTGGGATGCGGCCTGTTGCGCCGACTGTGTTCGGCATGGTCGGCATCGGAGGCAGCGCCGCCTACGCGGACACCGCCACCGGCATCTCGGTCGCCGTCACCAAGAACCGCTTCAACCCCACCGAAATCAACGCCTTCGAGCAGGTCTGGGACCTAGCCGCCAAGGCTTTCTCCTGA
- a CDS encoding MFS transporter: protein MSSASFDRKLIAPMMLGSILNPINSSMLAVALIPIGAAFGIPPSQTAWLVTGLYLATAVGQPVMGKLVDTYGPRRLYLIGTALVGVAGLMGALAPSLGFLIASRVLLGFGTSAAYPASMSLIRSESDRTGQESPTGVLSALSIANQVIAVIGPTLGGVLIGLGGWHLIFTINVPLSVACVVLGWFWLPRRSTGVRTGQRLDYAGIVLFAAMLVSLMVFLMLPAVNRLYLPVLAIGFGAAFAWRELRTLEPFIDLRVLGGNAPLLATYARQVLSFVVSYSFLYGFAQWLEESRSLSASSAGLVLLPMSGAAIVITAITGRRAQVRGKLVAGSIILLLAVAGLQLAESGSALWLLVGLGITAGFP from the coding sequence GTGAGTTCTGCGAGTTTCGATCGCAAGCTGATCGCGCCGATGATGCTCGGCTCGATCCTCAACCCGATCAACTCCTCGATGCTCGCGGTCGCCCTGATCCCGATCGGCGCCGCGTTCGGCATCCCGCCCTCCCAGACGGCCTGGCTGGTGACGGGCCTGTACCTCGCGACGGCGGTCGGCCAGCCGGTGATGGGCAAACTGGTCGACACCTATGGACCGCGGCGGCTCTACCTGATCGGCACCGCGCTGGTCGGAGTCGCCGGGTTGATGGGTGCGCTGGCGCCGAGCCTCGGCTTCCTAATCGCTTCCCGAGTACTGCTCGGCTTCGGTACTTCGGCCGCGTACCCGGCCTCGATGTCGCTGATCCGCAGCGAGTCCGACCGCACCGGCCAGGAGAGCCCGACCGGCGTACTGAGTGCCCTCTCGATCGCCAACCAGGTCATCGCGGTGATCGGCCCGACGCTCGGTGGAGTGCTGATCGGGCTGGGTGGCTGGCATCTGATCTTCACGATCAACGTGCCGCTGTCGGTCGCCTGCGTTGTGCTCGGCTGGTTCTGGCTGCCTCGGCGCTCGACCGGCGTACGGACGGGGCAGCGGTTGGACTACGCGGGGATCGTGTTGTTCGCGGCGATGCTGGTGTCGCTGATGGTCTTCCTGATGCTGCCTGCCGTGAATCGCCTGTACCTGCCGGTGCTCGCCATTGGGTTTGGCGCAGCCTTCGCCTGGCGCGAACTCCGGACGCTGGAACCGTTCATCGACCTGCGCGTGCTCGGTGGCAATGCGCCCTTGCTGGCGACCTATGCGCGGCAGGTGCTGTCGTTCGTGGTCAGCTACTCGTTCCTCTACGGGTTCGCCCAATGGCTGGAGGAGAGCCGCTCGTTGAGTGCCTCGTCCGCCGGGCTGGTGCTGCTGCCGATGTCGGGCGCCGCGATCGTGATCACCGCGATCACGGGGCGGCGGGCTCAGGTACGGGGCAAACTTGTTGCCGGAAGCATCATCTTGCTGCTCGCCGTTGCCGGCCTTCAGCTGGCTGAGTCGGGGAGCGCTCTCTGGCTGCTCGTCGGACTCGGCATCACGGCCGGATTCCCGTAG